Proteins from one Devosia chinhatensis genomic window:
- a CDS encoding Bug family tripartite tricarboxylate transporter substrate binding protein — MTQSLRLILASGTALLTLGTAMSFAQEWTPDRPINLIVPWGAGGSTDQVTRVTAPILAEALGVEVVVVNQPGASGAIGTQEVLNAAKDGYTWTANAIANNATYSITGLLPDTNIDDWHIYLSVANVPVVSVPADSEFTDFGQLLEVFQTRGNSVTVATAGITSSGGGAIAALSGAAGGFDYNMITYDGGGPAAIATASGEAMVTTQLAVEQTELIRGGRLRALAVLSDQPLVLDGVDPIPPITNWMPEMELAPDYFGIFVPVGVPDEVVATLDRVWSEQVANSEAIRTYAETFGAVFAPSYGAEARALAMPVVILEACDAAERGEAVVDPSTIGIDCETRTEVGGN, encoded by the coding sequence ATGACGCAATCATTGCGGCTCATCCTGGCGTCGGGCACTGCCCTGTTGACGCTGGGAACAGCCATGTCTTTCGCCCAGGAATGGACGCCCGACCGGCCGATCAACCTGATCGTGCCATGGGGTGCAGGCGGCTCGACCGACCAGGTCACCCGCGTCACCGCACCGATCCTGGCCGAAGCGCTCGGGGTCGAGGTCGTGGTGGTCAACCAGCCAGGCGCATCGGGGGCCATCGGCACCCAGGAAGTGCTCAACGCGGCCAAGGATGGCTATACTTGGACGGCCAATGCCATTGCCAACAATGCCACCTATTCGATCACCGGGCTGCTGCCCGATACCAATATCGACGACTGGCATATCTATCTCTCCGTGGCCAATGTGCCGGTGGTCTCGGTGCCGGCAGACAGCGAGTTCACCGATTTCGGGCAATTGCTTGAAGTTTTCCAGACGCGCGGCAATTCGGTGACCGTGGCCACGGCGGGCATAACGTCTTCCGGTGGCGGCGCCATCGCAGCCCTTTCGGGAGCGGCGGGCGGTTTCGACTACAATATGATCACCTATGACGGCGGCGGCCCTGCAGCCATTGCCACGGCCTCGGGCGAGGCCATGGTGACCACCCAGTTGGCGGTGGAACAGACGGAACTGATCCGCGGCGGCCGTCTGAGGGCGCTGGCGGTTCTGTCCGACCAGCCACTGGTGCTCGATGGTGTCGACCCCATCCCGCCGATCACGAACTGGATGCCCGAGATGGAACTGGCCCCCGACTATTTCGGCATTTTCGTGCCGGTCGGCGTGCCAGACGAAGTGGTGGCGACGCTTGACAGGGTCTGGTCCGAGCAGGTGGCCAATTCGGAAGCCATCAGAACCTATGCCGAGACGTTTGGCGCGGTCTTTGCTCCGTCCTACGGCGCCGAAGCCCGGGCTCTTGCCATGCCGGTTGTGATCCTTGAAGCCTGTGACGCGGCCGAGCGCGGCGAAGCAGTGGTGGATCCTTCAACGATCGGCATCGATTGCGAAACGCGCACGGAAGTGGGCGGCAACTAA
- a CDS encoding sulfite exporter TauE/SafE family protein yields the protein MDFELERLAVLGLALAAGAIVKGATGMGLPLIALPVLTTAFGLQHAVGIMAVTQVLTNALQLWQFRTAGQSERMRFLPLFLFAGGLGVILGTLALHSLPERTLVFSLGVLLLGYFLLKISRPHLSVDAGLARRGGPFAGFGSGVLQGATGISAPVGVTFIHAMGLERGAHLYAVSAMFLVLGLVQFPALVVSGIMQPAWIVEALLAMIPILVFMPIGQALAGRLSRRAFDLMILIFLGLMGLKMVLGL from the coding sequence GTGGACTTCGAACTGGAACGGCTGGCGGTTTTGGGCTTGGCATTGGCTGCGGGCGCCATCGTCAAGGGCGCAACCGGGATGGGCCTGCCGCTCATTGCCCTGCCGGTGCTGACGACGGCCTTCGGCCTGCAACATGCCGTGGGCATCATGGCCGTCACGCAGGTGCTGACCAATGCGCTCCAGCTCTGGCAGTTCCGAACCGCCGGGCAATCCGAACGCATGCGTTTCCTGCCACTCTTTCTGTTCGCAGGCGGATTGGGCGTCATCTTGGGCACGCTGGCCCTGCACAGCCTGCCCGAGCGCACCCTCGTCTTTTCCCTCGGCGTGCTGCTTTTGGGCTATTTTCTGCTTAAGATCAGCCGCCCGCATCTTTCAGTCGATGCCGGCCTGGCGCGGCGCGGCGGGCCCTTCGCTGGCTTCGGCAGTGGCGTGCTGCAGGGCGCCACCGGCATTTCCGCCCCAGTCGGGGTCACGTTCATCCACGCCATGGGTCTCGAGCGCGGCGCCCACCTCTACGCCGTCTCGGCCATGTTCCTCGTGCTGGGACTGGTGCAGTTTCCCGCCTTGGTGGTCAGCGGCATCATGCAGCCCGCCTGGATCGTCGAGGCGCTGCTCGCCATGATACCGATCCTGGTCTTCATGCCAATTGGCCAGGCCCTGGCCGGCCGGCTCAGCCGTCGCGCCTTCGATCTCATGATCCTGATCTTCCTCGGCCTCATGGGCCTCAAGATGGTGCTCGGCCTTTGA
- a CDS encoding Gfo/Idh/MocA family protein: MAEQRIGIIMHGVTGRMGYNQHLVRSILAIRDQGGITLRNGDRLVVDPIIVGRDKDKIEALAKKHNIARWGTDLDAALANPDDTIFFDAGTTLMRAGLLERALAAGKNVYCEKPTSDDLEVAVNLARTARASGLKHGVVQDKLFLPGLMKLKMLRDSGFFGKILSVRGEFGYWVFEGDWQKAQRPSWNYRKNDGGGIILDMLCHWRYVMDNLFGEVQAVSCLGATHIPQRVDEKGNTFDCDTDDAAYATFQLEGGVIAQINSSWTTRVRRDDLVTFHVDGTHGSAVAGLHKCWTQHRVNTPKPVWNPDQPQTMNFFNDWEEVPDNWPADNGFKAQWEMFLRHVAEDAPWEYGLEAGAKGVQLAELGLKSWEERRWLDVPKLEF, from the coding sequence ATGGCTGAACAGCGCATCGGCATCATCATGCATGGCGTCACCGGACGCATGGGCTACAATCAGCATCTGGTGCGCTCGATCCTGGCGATCCGCGACCAGGGCGGCATAACGCTCAGGAATGGCGACCGGCTCGTTGTCGACCCGATCATTGTGGGCCGCGACAAGGATAAGATCGAAGCGCTGGCCAAAAAGCACAACATTGCCCGCTGGGGCACCGATCTCGATGCAGCGCTTGCCAATCCCGATGACACCATCTTCTTCGATGCCGGCACGACCCTGATGCGCGCGGGCCTGCTCGAGCGGGCTCTGGCCGCCGGCAAGAACGTCTATTGCGAAAAGCCGACATCGGACGATCTCGAAGTGGCCGTGAACCTGGCCAGGACCGCCCGTGCCTCGGGGCTGAAACATGGCGTCGTGCAGGACAAGCTGTTCCTGCCGGGCCTGATGAAGCTCAAGATGCTCCGCGATAGCGGCTTTTTCGGCAAGATCCTCTCGGTGCGCGGCGAATTCGGCTATTGGGTCTTCGAAGGCGATTGGCAGAAGGCGCAGCGCCCGAGCTGGAACTATCGCAAGAATGACGGCGGCGGCATCATCCTCGATATGCTCTGCCACTGGCGCTACGTCATGGACAATCTCTTCGGCGAAGTGCAGGCCGTTTCGTGCCTGGGCGCCACCCACATTCCCCAGCGTGTGGACGAGAAGGGCAATACGTTCGATTGCGACACCGATGATGCAGCCTATGCCACCTTCCAGCTCGAAGGCGGGGTGATCGCCCAGATCAATTCGAGCTGGACCACCCGTGTCCGGCGCGACGATCTCGTGACCTTCCATGTCGATGGCACCCATGGCTCGGCCGTGGCGGGCCTGCACAAATGCTGGACCCAGCACCGCGTCAATACCCCCAAGCCGGTCTGGAATCCCGACCAGCCGCAGACCATGAATTTCTTCAATGACTGGGAAGAAGTGCCGGACAATTGGCCCGCCGATAACGGCTTCAAGGCGCAGTGGGAAATGTTCCTCCGCCACGTCGCCGAAGATGCCCCTTGGGAATATGGCCTCGAAGCCGGCGCCAAAGGCGTACAGCTGGCCGAGCTTGGTCTCAAGAGCTGGGAAGAACGCCGCTGGCTGGATGTGCCGAAGCTGGAATTCTAA
- a CDS encoding dihydrodipicolinate synthase family protein, with product MPTLNLPNPDRSISPYTLTGDPIPFVKFKATDFPRIAYSAAHVVADPLASNDPWLTPAIDWDTTLKFRHRMWDLGLGVAEAMDTAQRGMGLTWAEAQELIRRSQAEARTRDDSLIAYGAGTDHLMPGPDVTIDDIIKAYDEQVGFVEGEGGRVILMASRALAAAAKSPDDYARVYGHVLSQVKQPVIMHWLGEMFDPALQGYWGTIDHDAAMDTCLDVIAAHADKVDGIKISLLSAEKEIAMRRRLPASVKMYTGDDFNYAELIAGDDQGYSHALLGIFDAIAPAASAGLAALGKGNSQEFFDILEPTVPLSRHIFAAPTRFYKTGVVFLAYLNGLQDHFQMIGGQQSTRSVQHLAELFRLADKARVLADPELATARMQAVLAVNGVPA from the coding sequence ATGCCCACACTCAACCTGCCCAATCCCGACCGCTCCATCAGCCCCTATACGCTGACAGGCGATCCCATTCCCTTCGTCAAGTTCAAGGCGACGGACTTTCCGCGCATTGCCTATTCGGCGGCCCATGTCGTCGCCGATCCGCTGGCCAGCAATGATCCCTGGCTGACCCCGGCCATCGATTGGGACACGACGCTCAAGTTCCGTCATCGCATGTGGGATCTGGGCCTGGGCGTGGCCGAGGCCATGGACACCGCGCAGCGCGGCATGGGCCTGACCTGGGCCGAAGCGCAGGAGCTGATCCGCCGCTCGCAGGCCGAAGCGCGGACGCGCGATGATAGCCTCATTGCCTATGGTGCCGGCACCGATCACCTCATGCCGGGCCCCGATGTCACAATCGACGACATCATCAAGGCCTATGACGAGCAGGTCGGCTTTGTCGAAGGCGAGGGCGGCCGGGTCATCCTCATGGCCAGCCGGGCGCTGGCGGCGGCGGCCAAATCCCCCGATGACTATGCCCGCGTTTATGGCCATGTGCTGAGCCAAGTCAAACAGCCGGTGATCATGCATTGGCTGGGCGAGATGTTCGATCCAGCCCTTCAGGGCTATTGGGGCACTATCGACCACGACGCCGCGATGGACACCTGCCTCGACGTCATCGCTGCCCATGCCGACAAGGTCGACGGCATCAAGATTTCCCTGCTCTCGGCGGAAAAGGAAATCGCCATGCGCCGGCGCCTGCCGGCAAGCGTGAAGATGTATACCGGCGACGATTTTAACTATGCCGAACTCATCGCTGGCGACGATCAGGGCTATTCCCACGCCCTGCTCGGCATTTTCGACGCCATCGCGCCAGCCGCCTCGGCGGGTCTTGCCGCCTTGGGTAAGGGCAATAGCCAGGAATTCTTCGATATTCTCGAGCCCACCGTGCCGCTCAGCCGCCATATCTTTGCGGCACCGACCCGCTTCTACAAGACCGGCGTTGTCTTTCTCGCCTATCTTAACGGCCTCCAGGATCATTTCCAGATGATCGGCGGCCAGCAATCGACGCGTTCGGTCCAGCACCTGGCCGAATTGTTCCGCCTTGCCGACAAGGCGCGCGTCCTTGCCGATCCGGAACTGGCAACGGCACGGATGCAGGCGGTGCTGGCGGTGAATGGAGTCCCGGCATGA
- a CDS encoding sugar phosphate isomerase/epimerase family protein, whose product MTDRGISLNLATTRQVWGFAEAVDGCLRAGITAISPWRDQIAAIGLDEAARIVRENKLQVTGVCRGGMFPAASAEGRQANIDDNLRAIDEAAALNADCLVLVVGGLPEGSRDIGGARRMVADGIAAMLPHAKASGVKIAIEPLHPMYAADRACVNTIDQALDICEDLGETVGVAIDVYHVWWDPNLANAIARAGRMKRIFAHHICDWLVPTKDMLLDRGMMGDGVIDLPGIRKMIEDAGFFGPQEVEIFSQDNWWKRPGDEVLAIIKDRVATKC is encoded by the coding sequence ATGACCGATCGGGGTATTTCGCTCAATCTCGCCACCACCCGCCAGGTCTGGGGCTTTGCCGAAGCGGTGGACGGGTGCCTGCGCGCCGGCATCACCGCCATCTCCCCTTGGCGTGACCAGATCGCGGCCATCGGTCTTGATGAGGCAGCGCGCATCGTGCGCGAAAACAAGCTTCAGGTCACCGGCGTCTGCCGCGGCGGCATGTTCCCGGCTGCGAGCGCGGAGGGGCGACAGGCCAATATCGACGACAACCTCCGCGCCATCGACGAAGCCGCAGCGCTCAATGCCGATTGTCTGGTCCTGGTTGTGGGCGGCCTGCCCGAGGGCAGCCGCGACATTGGGGGCGCCCGCCGGATGGTTGCCGATGGCATCGCCGCCATGCTGCCTCATGCCAAGGCATCGGGGGTCAAGATCGCAATCGAGCCCTTGCATCCCATGTATGCCGCCGACCGCGCCTGCGTAAACACCATCGATCAGGCGCTCGATATCTGCGAGGACCTGGGCGAGACCGTAGGGGTCGCCATCGACGTCTACCATGTCTGGTGGGACCCCAATCTCGCCAATGCCATCGCCCGGGCCGGAAGAATGAAGCGGATTTTTGCGCATCACATCTGTGACTGGCTGGTGCCGACCAAGGATATGCTGCTTGATCGGGGCATGATGGGCGATGGCGTCATCGACCTGCCCGGCATTCGCAAGATGATCGAGGACGCGGGTTTTTTTGGGCCTCAGGAGGTCGAAATCTTCAGCCAGGACAATTGGTGGAAGCGGCCGGGCGACGAGGTCCTGGCAATTATCAAGGATCGCGTAGCCACAAAGTGCTGA
- a CDS encoding class I SAM-dependent RNA methyltransferase — protein sequence MTITTTIDSLGHRGEGIAHIDGSRVFVPFTLPGEEVTITRDGERGQLLDVLSPAADRAEPFCPYFGRCGGCQLQHLDAERYQAFKTGLVETPLRQTGLEAQVSRFVLAHGAGRRRATLHARRDAAGYMRIRSHELLDIEACPILVPALTRAPQIARALGAAIGECDLAFTATNTGIDVGIRKAAKQTRAEKLVPLANQLGLARLALEGEMVSLRQQPSIGMGRATVELPIGSFLQATAEAEQVLADYVLGAVGKAKTIADLFCGIGPFALRLAEKASVYAADSDKPAVLALDKAARHTKGLKGITIKARDLFRDPLTRFELNFDCVVLDPPRAGAQAQVKEIALSKVKRVVMVACDPKTFARDAEQLVQAGFMLRDLIAVDQFAWSTHIEVAATFER from the coding sequence ATGACCATCACAACCACAATCGACAGCCTCGGCCACAGGGGCGAGGGCATCGCCCATATCGACGGCAGCCGGGTCTTCGTGCCCTTCACCCTGCCGGGCGAAGAGGTGACGATCACCCGCGATGGCGAGCGCGGCCAGCTCCTCGACGTGCTGTCGCCGGCGGCAGACCGCGCCGAACCCTTCTGCCCCTATTTCGGACGCTGCGGGGGCTGCCAGCTGCAGCACCTCGATGCCGAGCGCTACCAGGCCTTCAAGACCGGCCTCGTGGAAACGCCGCTGCGCCAGACGGGGCTCGAGGCACAGGTTTCCCGGTTCGTCCTGGCCCATGGTGCAGGGCGGCGCCGCGCCACACTGCATGCCCGCAGGGATGCGGCCGGTTACATGCGGATCAGAAGCCACGAGCTGCTCGACATCGAAGCCTGCCCCATCCTGGTGCCGGCTTTGACGCGGGCGCCGCAGATCGCCCGGGCGCTGGGCGCGGCGATCGGGGAATGCGACCTGGCTTTTACCGCCACCAATACAGGGATCGACGTGGGCATCCGCAAGGCAGCCAAACAGACGCGCGCGGAAAAACTGGTGCCGCTGGCCAATCAGCTGGGCCTGGCGCGGCTGGCGCTCGAGGGGGAGATGGTTTCCCTGCGCCAGCAGCCGAGCATCGGCATGGGACGTGCCACAGTCGAACTGCCGATCGGCTCCTTCCTTCAGGCAACGGCCGAGGCCGAGCAGGTGCTGGCCGATTATGTGCTGGGCGCCGTCGGCAAGGCCAAGACCATTGCGGACCTCTTCTGCGGCATCGGACCCTTTGCGCTGCGGCTGGCGGAGAAAGCCTCCGTCTATGCGGCCGACAGCGACAAGCCGGCCGTGCTGGCGCTCGACAAGGCGGCGCGCCACACCAAAGGGCTCAAGGGGATCACGATCAAGGCGCGCGACCTGTTCCGCGACCCCCTCACCCGGTTCGAACTCAATTTCGACTGCGTGGTGCTCGATCCGCCGCGCGCCGGAGCGCAGGCGCAGGTCAAGGAAATCGCGCTCTCCAAGGTCAAGCGGGTGGTGATGGTGGCCTGTGACCCCAAGACCTTCGCCCGCGATGCTGAACAGCTCGTTCAAGCAGGGTTCATGTTGCGTGACCTAATAGCGGTAGACCAGTTCGCTTGGTCTACGCACATTGAAGTGGCTGCGACCTTCGAGCGGTAA
- a CDS encoding NifU family protein: MFIQTEATPNPATLKFLPGRDVLTGEPRDFRSPEAAAASPLATGLFAISGVTGVFLGSDFISVTKDDTNWAHIKPAILGVIMDHFLSGKPVIAETGAAQVDFDEIEEFYEDDDKEMVEVIKELLATRVRPAVAMDGGDIIFKGFKEGTVFLHMQGACSGCPSSTATLKSGIENLLRHFVPGVESVQQV, encoded by the coding sequence ATGTTCATCCAGACCGAAGCCACGCCCAACCCGGCGACGCTGAAATTCCTGCCCGGCCGTGACGTGCTCACCGGCGAGCCGCGCGATTTCCGTTCTCCCGAAGCTGCCGCGGCCTCGCCGCTGGCGACGGGGCTCTTTGCCATTTCTGGGGTGACCGGCGTCTTCCTGGGGTCCGATTTCATTTCGGTCACCAAGGACGACACCAATTGGGCCCATATCAAGCCGGCCATTCTTGGCGTGATCATGGACCATTTCCTCTCCGGCAAGCCGGTGATCGCCGAAACCGGCGCCGCCCAGGTCGATTTCGACGAGATCGAGGAATTCTACGAAGACGACGACAAGGAGATGGTGGAAGTCATCAAGGAGCTTCTGGCCACACGCGTGCGTCCGGCCGTTGCGATGGATGGCGGCGACATCATCTTCAAGGGCTTCAAGGAAGGCACCGTGTTCCTCCATATGCAGGGCGCCTGTTCGGGCTGCCCCTCTTCTACCGCTACCCTCAAGAGCGGCATCGAGAACCTGCTCCGCCATTTCGTGCCGGGCGTTGAATCGGTGCAGCAGGTCTGA
- the rpoN gene encoding RNA polymerase factor sigma-54, whose translation MALSPRLEFRQSQSLTLTPQLMQSIRLLQLSHLELNDFVDAELLRNPILEREEGGGDDVEPAEVSERQTEMSAYEDTYASGERVKDAGEIAEGYDTAVENVFPDAVPQDIGETRGPDRNGSFEGGEAPDLDQYVAARPKLSDHLEAQAQMLLRTAADRLIARHLIDGLNEAGYLTVELASVAELLGAEIEDVEAVLMALQTCDPAGIFARDVAECLSIQLRERDRLDPIMERLIAHLPLLAEHNLPALLKAVGCDREDLTDMLAELRLLDPKPGLAFDSAPVEAVVPDVFVRAGPDGGWQIELNSETLPKVLVNRVYYATVTKKTRDAGEKAFLSDCLANANWLTKSLDQRAQTITKVAAEIVRQQDGFLTHGVAHLKPMTLRNVAKAIDMHESTVSRVTANKYMATPRGLFEMKYFFTTAIASADGGGDHSAEAVRHRIRQLIDAEAASDILSDDTIAEMLRKEQGIDVARRTVAKYREGMNIPSSVIRRRQKKELARTA comes from the coding sequence ATGGCGCTGTCGCCAAGGCTGGAATTTCGCCAGTCGCAAAGCCTGACACTGACACCGCAACTGATGCAGTCCATCCGGCTGTTGCAGCTCAGCCATCTCGAACTCAACGATTTCGTCGACGCCGAACTGCTGCGCAATCCCATTCTCGAGCGCGAGGAGGGGGGTGGCGACGACGTCGAGCCGGCGGAGGTGTCCGAACGGCAGACCGAAATGAGCGCTTACGAGGACACCTATGCCTCGGGCGAGCGCGTCAAGGATGCCGGCGAAATCGCCGAGGGCTATGACACAGCGGTCGAGAACGTCTTTCCCGATGCCGTGCCACAGGATATCGGGGAAACGCGCGGACCGGACCGCAATGGTTCCTTCGAAGGCGGCGAGGCGCCCGATCTCGATCAATATGTGGCCGCCCGCCCCAAGCTTTCCGACCATCTCGAAGCCCAGGCGCAGATGCTCTTGCGGACCGCGGCGGACCGGCTGATCGCGCGGCACCTGATCGACGGGTTGAACGAGGCGGGCTATCTGACGGTCGAACTGGCATCGGTGGCCGAACTGCTCGGTGCCGAAATCGAGGATGTCGAGGCGGTGCTGATGGCGCTGCAGACCTGCGACCCGGCCGGCATCTTCGCACGGGACGTGGCCGAGTGCCTCTCCATACAGCTGCGCGAACGCGACCGGCTCGACCCGATCATGGAGCGGCTGATCGCGCATCTGCCGCTTCTGGCCGAGCACAATCTGCCGGCGCTGCTCAAGGCTGTGGGATGCGACCGCGAGGACCTCACCGACATGCTGGCCGAATTGCGGCTGCTCGATCCCAAGCCGGGCCTGGCCTTCGACAGCGCCCCGGTCGAGGCGGTAGTGCCCGATGTATTCGTGCGCGCCGGCCCCGATGGCGGCTGGCAGATCGAGCTCAATTCGGAAACCCTGCCCAAGGTGCTGGTCAATCGCGTCTATTACGCCACGGTGACCAAGAAGACGCGGGACGCGGGCGAGAAGGCGTTTTTGTCCGATTGCCTGGCCAATGCCAATTGGCTGACCAAGAGCCTCGATCAGCGGGCCCAGACCATCACCAAAGTGGCCGCAGAGATCGTGCGCCAGCAGGACGGCTTCCTCACCCATGGCGTGGCCCATCTCAAGCCGATGACGCTGCGCAACGTGGCCAAGGCGATCGACATGCATGAATCGACCGTTTCCCGCGTCACGGCCAACAAATACATGGCCACGCCGCGCGGCCTGTTCGAGATGAAATACTTCTTCACCACCGCCATCGCCTCGGCCGATGGCGGTGGCGATCATTCCGCAGAGGCGGTGCGCCACCGGATCCGCCAATTGATCGATGCCGAAGCGGCCAGCGACATTCTGTCGGACGATACAATCGCCGAAATGCTGCGCAAGGAACAGGGGATCGACGTGGCCCGCCGCACGGTCGCCAAGTATCGCGAGGGCATGAACATTCCCTCCTCGGTGATCCGGCGCAGACAGAAAAAGGAACTGGCGCGCACCGCCTGA
- the lptB gene encoding LPS export ABC transporter ATP-binding protein — translation MSMDTARSRIDQKGWLVAHGLAKSFGKRAVVRDVSLAVRRGEAVGLLGPNGAGKTTVFTMIMGLVKPDAGKILLDGQAITRLPLFQRGQLGIGYLPQEPSIFRGLTVTGNIMAVLENTVSGKAARKARLQSLLEEFSIQHLAKSNALALSGGERRRVEIARALAADPAFMLLDEPFAGVDPIAVAEVKGLVRQLTQRGIGVLITDHAVRETLGLVDRAYLIHGGTVMIQGKPETISADPEARRVYLGESFSI, via the coding sequence ATGAGCATGGACACTGCCCGCTCCCGCATCGACCAGAAGGGCTGGCTGGTGGCCCATGGCCTCGCCAAGAGCTTCGGCAAGCGCGCCGTGGTGCGCGATGTGTCGCTGGCCGTGCGGCGCGGCGAGGCCGTGGGCCTGCTCGGCCCCAATGGCGCGGGCAAGACCACGGTCTTCACCATGATCATGGGCCTCGTAAAACCCGATGCGGGCAAGATCCTGCTCGACGGGCAGGCGATCACCCGGTTGCCGCTGTTCCAGCGCGGGCAATTGGGCATCGGCTATTTGCCGCAGGAACCCTCGATCTTTCGCGGCCTGACGGTGACCGGCAATATCATGGCCGTGCTGGAAAACACGGTAAGCGGCAAGGCCGCCCGCAAGGCCCGGCTGCAATCGCTGCTCGAGGAATTTTCGATCCAGCACCTGGCCAAATCCAATGCGCTGGCGCTGTCGGGGGGTGAGCGGCGCCGGGTGGAAATCGCGCGGGCGCTGGCCGCCGACCCCGCCTTCATGCTGCTCGACGAACCCTTTGCCGGCGTCGATCCGATCGCGGTGGCCGAGGTCAAGGGTCTCGTGCGGCAATTGACCCAGCGCGGCATCGGGGTGCTGATCACCGACCACGCCGTGCGCGAGACGCTGGGCCTGGTCGATCGCGCCTATCTCATTCACGGCGGCACCGTGATGATCCAGGGCAAGCCCGAAACCATCTCGGCCGATCCCGAGGCCCGACGTGTCTATCTGGGCGAGAGCTTTTCGATCTAG
- a CDS encoding LptA/OstA family protein, giving the protein MRLTRTILAFALLAAVAPIALAQSQVEITSDVFVMNEAARQAEFEGNVMVVHPNVTVWAPKVVATYGEGGTTDIRTFEASGGNVRLKTADQDATGERAVFTPGDQLLRLTGNVKVTNASGTVDASELVVNLETNVSTFTSTGGGRVTGIFTSQ; this is encoded by the coding sequence ATGCGCCTGACCCGGACCATTCTTGCCTTCGCCCTGCTGGCGGCCGTGGCCCCGATCGCCCTAGCCCAGAGCCAGGTCGAGATCACGTCCGACGTCTTCGTGATGAACGAAGCGGCCCGCCAGGCCGAATTCGAGGGCAATGTGATGGTGGTCCATCCCAATGTCACCGTCTGGGCGCCCAAGGTGGTGGCGACCTATGGCGAGGGTGGCACGACCGATATCCGCACCTTCGAGGCCAGCGGCGGCAATGTGCGGCTCAAGACCGCCGATCAGGACGCTACGGGCGAGCGCGCTGTCTTCACGCCCGGCGATCAATTGCTGCGCCTCACCGGCAATGTGAAGGTCACCAATGCCAGCGGTACGGTGGATGCCAGCGAATTGGTGGTCAATCTCGAAACCAATGTCTCGACCTTCACCAGCACCGGTGGTGGTCGCGTCACCGGGATCTTCACCTCGCAATGA
- a CDS encoding ribonuclease D: MAIRVHRGDLPNLSNYGRAVAIDTETMGLHPHRDRLCVVQLSPGDGSADVVQIPQDATEAPNLVKLLSDPDVTKIFHYARFDVAVLQKRFGVVTGPVYCTKIASKLVRTYTDRHGLKELVRELLNVDLSKQQQSSDWGGEKLSDAQLEYAASDVLYLHDLKRHLDRMLAREGRTELAQSCFDFLKTRCALDLLGWDETDIFAHS; the protein is encoded by the coding sequence ATGGCCATCAGAGTGCATCGCGGCGACCTGCCCAATCTTTCCAATTACGGCCGCGCCGTGGCCATCGACACCGAAACCATGGGCCTGCATCCCCACCGCGACCGGCTCTGCGTGGTGCAGCTGTCTCCCGGCGATGGCAGCGCCGACGTGGTGCAGATCCCCCAGGATGCCACCGAGGCGCCCAACCTGGTCAAGCTGTTGTCCGATCCCGACGTGACCAAGATCTTCCATTATGCGCGCTTTGACGTCGCGGTCCTGCAGAAGCGGTTCGGCGTGGTCACCGGCCCGGTCTATTGCACCAAGATCGCCAGCAAGCTGGTGCGCACCTATACCGATCGCCATGGGCTCAAGGAGCTGGTGCGCGAACTTCTCAATGTCGATCTGTCCAAGCAGCAGCAGAGCTCGGACTGGGGCGGGGAAAAGCTCAGCGACGCCCAGCTCGAATATGCTGCCTCGGACGTGCTCTATCTGCACGACCTCAAGCGTCACCTCGACCGCATGCTGGCGCGCGAAGGCAGGACCGAGCTGGCCCAGTCCTGCTTCGACTTTCTCAAGACGCGCTGCGCGCTCGACCTTCTGGGCTGGGACGAAACCGACATCTTCGCGCATAGCTGA